A region of Micromonas commoda chromosome 4, complete sequence DNA encodes the following proteins:
- a CDS encoding predicted protein, which produces MGVDLWEDENEEATHSGRDEDLERESRSRREQFWSEGYREGIEEGKKATVQRGFNVGFREGAAAGVAYGQVRGAAVSVGIFAGQVPGSGGWADAVRGAAGIVQRMRPADAAREAKADHERVVRSESRDGDPGTPTRSEPQPEPPTDPDGGSVSKAPPKRGRGEDEDGTFAGKMRGARDELERAGFELRDVELR; this is translated from the exons ATGGGCGTGGACTTGTGGGAGGACGAGAACGAGGAGGCGACCCACTCGGGTCGCGACGAagacctcgagcgcgagtcTCGAAGCAGACGCGAGCAG TTCTGGAGCGAGGGGTACCGCGAGGGCATCGAGGAGGGTAAGAAGGCCACCGTCCAGCGCGGGTTCAACGTCGGGTTCagggagggcgccgccgcgggcgtggcgTACGGGCAggtgcggggcgcggcggtgagcgtcgGCATCTTCGCGGGGCAGGTGCCGGGCAGCGGCGGgtgggcggacgcggtgcggggcgcggcgggaatCGTTCAGCGGATGAGaccggcggatgcggcgcgcgaggccaaggcggaccACGAGCGGGTCGTGCGGTCGGAgtcgcgcgacggagacCCGGGCACGCCGACAAGGTCGGAGCCGCAGCCCGAGCCCCCGACGGATCCCGACGGGGGCTCCGTCAGCaaggcgccgccgaagcgcGGCAGGGGCGAAGATGAGGACGGAACCTTCGCCGGAAAGATGCGGGGCGCCAgggacgagctcgaacgcgcgggtttcgagctccgcgacgtgGAGCTCAGGTAG
- a CDS encoding predicted protein produces the protein MSLLPTPFPREVFELALRVSPSFAALCDAVSRDDEFLRTTLAGVIKTDEFTRRIWDIYERCGAQEGRHRMELGVLRSDYMLDEPSGLPLQVEVNTVSTSFMALSTRVGEMHRHTISRAGLVSHYAPRAAHDGSDDDDTAGDDDAAVHDDDFALWPNLPLNRALESAADTLAAGWRAMGEDDASILFVVQPHERNVFDQRLIAQRLWEAHGVRCVRATLKEIDQLATVDSVTKRLRLGNVPCSVVYYRAGYAPTDYPGEEEWRARELLERSGAVKSPSAAMHLAGCKKIQQALAQPGALERFVKDAGEMAEMRKVFAGLYAMDGAAAADAVRLGLGDPRGYVLKPQREGGGNNLYGDELTAALRTYDPDASPGEPGDLSAYILMQRIFPPANRTLCLRRGELAELETLSELGVYGGYLRVGETVVLNEVGGHLLRTKAATSDEGGVAAGYAVLDSPLLY, from the coding sequence atGTCGCTGCTGCCCACGCCGTTCCCCCGCGAGGtcttcgagctcgcgctgcggGTCTCcccgtccttcgccgcgctctgcgacgcggtgagcagGGACGATGAGTTCCTCCGCaccaccctcgcgggcgtcatTAAGACGGACGAGTTCACGCGTCGCATATGGGACATCTACGAGCGATGCGGCGCGCAGGAGGGGCGGCACCGCATGGAACTCGGCGTGCTCAGATCGGACTACATGCTCGACGAGCCGTCCGGATTGCCGCTGCAGGTCGAGGTCAACACCGTGTCCACGTCGTTCATGGCGCTGtccacccgcgtcggcgagatGCACAGGCACACCatctcccgcgccggccTCGTCTCCCACTACGCCCCTCGCGCTGCTCACGAcggatccgacgacgacgacacagccggcgacgacgacgcagctgtgcacgacgacgacttcgcgCTTTGGCCGAACCTGCCGCTCAACCGCGCGCTGGAGTCGGCCGCGGacacgctcgccgcgggatggcgggcgatgggcgaggacgacgcgtccattCTCTTCGTGGTGCAGCCCCACGAGAGGAACGTGTTCGATCAGCGGCTCATCGCGCAGAGGCTGTGGGAAGCTCACGGCGTTCGATGCGTTCGCGCGACGCTCAAGGAAATCGATCAACTGGCGACTGTGGATTCGGTGACGAAACGGCTGCGTTTGGGGAACGTGCCGTGCTCCGTGGTGTACTATCGCGCCGGGTACGCGCCGACGGACTAccccggggaggaggagtggcgcgcgagggagcttCTGGAACGTTCCGGAGCGGTCaagtcgccgagcgcggcgatgcaccTCGCCGGGTGTAAGAAGATTCAGCAGGCTCTGGCGcagcccggcgcgctcgaacgATTCGTGAAGGACGCCGGGGAGATGGCGGAGATGCGCAAGGTGTTCGCGGGGCTGTACGCcatggacggcgcggcggcggcggacgccgtgcGATTGGGATTGGGCGACCCTCGCGGATACGTGTTGAAGCCGCAGCGAGAGGGCGGCGGTAACAACCTCTACGGGgacgagctcaccgccgcgctgaggacgtacgaccccgacgcgtcaccgggtgAGCCCGGGGACCTCAGCGCGTACATCCTGATGCAGCGAATATTTCCTCCGGCGAACAGGACGCTGTGCCTGAGACGcggggagctcgccgagctggagACGCTGTCAGAGCTGGGCGTGTACGGGGGGTACCTTCGGGTCGGCGAGACGGTGGTGCTGAACGAGGTTGGCGGCCATCTGCTGcggacgaaggcggcgacgagcgacgagggcggcgtggcgGCCGGGTACGCGGTCCTGGACTCTCCACTGCTGTACTAG
- a CDS encoding predicted protein, translating into MLPLSLLKTSQGHPMLVELKNGETYNGHLVSCDTWMNVHLREVICTSKDGDRFWRMANCYVRGNTIKYICVPDEVIGLVQEENLKKSQMKPQVGGRGRGGRDGGRGRGDGGRGGRGGRGGRGV; encoded by the coding sequence ATGCTTCCCCTCTCGCTGCTGAAGACCTCGCAGGGCCACCCCATGCTGGTGGAGCTCAAGAACGGCGAGACGTACAACGGCCACCTGGTGAGCTGCGACACGTGGATGAACGTGCACCTCCGGGAGGTGATCTGCACGTCGAAGGACGGCGACAGGTTCTGGCGGATGGCCAACTGCTACGTGCGGGGCAACACGATCAAGTACATCTGCGTGCCCGACGAGGTCATCGGGCTGGTGCAGGAGGAGAACCTCAAGAAGTCCCAGATGAAGCCCCAGGtcgggggacgggggcgcggaggcagggacggcggcaggggccggggcgacggcggcaggGGAGGCCggggcggcaggggcggccgcggcgtgtGA
- a CDS encoding ATP-binding cassette superfamily (toluene tolerance) — protein MSTARAAYPGGWWGEGTYTDSLAQSDEGFGFKQKKRVTRRSSSTARTVAAAAAAADGAGAGGDDADDRGGDDSGGSTVKSVISIIWAQTIKPLRDFGFGRTNVWEGGVGLFILGGISLTALTIQWILGLNFNKLRSYQAFVEFPFACGIQVGTTVRVRGVKVGNVLSVRPSLEKVEVLIEMDDDGIVIPRNSLVEANQSGLIAETIIDITPELPIPKAQWGPLDSGCEGEGLVVCDRGKIQGVPGVSMDDLVGICTKLAREMDQQKGLQKMFAATTAAEDLMKNLEPLLLEAAKIAKDLRPMLQNVQEQGTLDTIELLAGHATKAVTDIRELKQTILTDENQEALRQSITIMTKTLQHMEKVSGDISSVSGDPATRQNLRHLIQCLSRLVDK, from the coding sequence atgagcaccgcgcgcgcggcataTCCCGGGGGTTGGTGGGGCGAGGGCACCTACACGGACTCGTTGGCCCAATCGGACGAAGGTTTCGGTTTCAAACAAAAAAAGAGGGTGACCCGacgatcgtcgtcgacggcgaggaccgtcgccgccgccgccgccgccgcggacggcgcgggggctggcggcgacgatgccgatgATCGAGGGGGAGACGACAGCGGTGGTTCCACCGTCAAGTCGGTCATCTCGATCATCTGGGCGCAGACGATCAAGCCCCTCCGCGACTTCGGCTTTGGCAGGACCAACGTCtgggagggcggcgtcggcctctTCATCCTCGGCGGCATCTCCCTGACCGCGCTCACGATCCAGTGGATCCTCGGCCTCAACTTCAACAAGCTGCGATCGTACCAGGCGTTCGTGGAGTTTCCATTCGCGTGCGGCATCCAGGTGGGCACGACggtgcgcgtccgcggcgtgaaGGTGGGCAACGTCCTGTCCGTCAGGCCGTCCCTGGAGAAGGTCGAGGTGCTGATCGAGATGGACGATGACGGCATCGTGATCCCGCGGAACTCGCTGGTGGAGGCGAACCAGAGCGGGCTGATCGCGGAGACGATCATCGACATCACCCCGGAGTTGCCGATCCCGAAGGCGCAGTGGGGTCCGCTGGATTCGGGttgcgagggcgagggcctGGTGGTGTGCGACCGCGGCAAGATCCAGGGCGTGCCGGGCGTGAGCATGGACGACCTCGTGGGGATTTGCACCAAGCTGGCGAGGGAGATGGACCAGCAGAAGGGTTTGCAGAAGATGTTCGCGGCGacaaccgcggcggaggatctGATGAAGAACCTCGAGCCGCTGCtcctggaggcggcgaagatcgCGAAGGACCTCAGGCCGATGCTGCAGAACGTGCAGGAGCAGGGGACGCTCGACACcatcgagctgctcgcgggtCACGCGACCAAGGCGGTTACGGATATCAGGGAGCTCAAGCAGACCATCCTGACGGATGAGAACCAGGAGGCGCTGCGACAGTCAATCACCATCATGACCAAGACGCTGCAGCACATGGAGAAGGTGAGCGGGGACATCAGCAGCGTGAGcggcgacccggcgacgaggcagAACCTGAGGCACCTCATCCAGTGCCTCAGCAGGCTGGTCGACAAGTGA
- a CDS encoding predicted protein, translated as MSTMSVRLSSEGGFAPMHDDNVAPSSAGKKKNKMPRADRPGADSREDDAGMRVSVTWERVNPDARAPMSDIDNVNLPAVTPASPAKLPPLRDAPAPPPPVAVAASVARASAMDLDETPVTGAPDKDFETLLREQLAKEERGGVGGGSKHAKTPPGATPRSASARKFLRKGARMERTTPPAAKHGSAAAKHGSKPRAALGSKATSKPSRRTGTSSYAFDDSEPVDVETEPAPAERGDASDGHPMSREENEAAELAEFEALERELAVDPGPARATSSFVPAAQKAAGGKKSAVRVAAARASTSAGGFKKVSAASTPPDVDDDASDESDGFAVEDHFGGASRRTAASMRTAASAPPVAFDDDEEFSEDEETAVPIGESSYANYPEDDHFRRADDDDRVKPRVSKTDHAAATSDALASSKPGDGAPALIQSLFYGNERRPGSRVGSRVTTHTTDAANAGKKTAPAKSRDAEGAMAKAEAAMADATEAKAAADDAAARVRRERDRLERDKSSFAQEKRAAARERQTWEKQRADANAAMAQEREEIKADAERLRRDRQRLERDSKRVLSALPTKKERTEIEDLREKLARAREDQRAKDTKQRHTVDRLRAQIVDLQTEVAELKGEKRRLEQQILDGGKEAKYGQVEEEEEEEEEAEFERKRRELREREAEEEERAERRREREQKMREDRERELELDRERELRERRKAEKAEKEKAEAEARRAEKAAEKAAASASAGGVTAAEAAAACGLPSVHDPAPRVGPPPSSDHHRGGADEIAHDDGRVERVLPGGRRVVHFANGTLKDISPSANGPISTVYFTNGDVKRTHPGGRVEYFYREVDTWHTTHPGGIEVYHFPSGQTEAHGPDGYKEILFPDGLLRKVHADGREEDEVLN; from the exons aTGTCGACGATGTCTGTCAG gcTGTCGTCCGAAggcggcttcgcgccgaTGCACGACGATAACGTCGCGCCGTCTTCCGccggcaagaagaagaacaagatgccccgcgcggaccgccccggcgcggacagccgcgaggacgacgccgggatGCGCGTATCGGTCACCTGGGAGCGGGTgaaccccgacgcgcgcgcgcccatGAGCGACATCGACAACGTGAACCTCCCGGCGGTCACCCCAGCGTCCCCCGCCAagctcccgccgctccgcgacgcacccgcgccgccgcctcccgtcgccgtcgccgcctccgtcgcgcgtgcctccgcgatggaccTGGACGAAACGCCCGtgaccggcgcgcccgacAAGGACTTCGAGACCCTCctgcgcgagcagctcgccaaggaggaaaggggaggcgtcggcggtggatcCAAGCACGCGAAGACCCCGCCGGGAGCCACCCCAcggtcggcgtccgcgcgcaaGTTCCTGCGGAAGGGCGCGAGGATGGAGAGAACGACGCCCCCAGCCGCCAAGCACGGatcagccgccgccaagcACGGATCCaagccccgcgccgcgttgggaTCCAAGGCCACCTCCAAGCCCTCACGAAGGACCGGCACATCCTCGTACGCGTTCGACGACTCGgagcccgtcgacgtcgagaccgaacccgcgcccgccgagcgaggggacgcgagcgacgggcaTCCGATGTCGCGCGAGGAgaacgaagccgccgagctggcggagttcgaggcgctggagcgcgagctcgccgtggACCCCGGGCCGGCTCGAGCGACGTCCTCGTTCGTGCCGGCGGCgcagaaggcggcgggcggcaaGAAGTCCGCGGTGcgagtcgcggcggcgcgcgcgtccacctccgcgggtgGCTTCAAAAAAGTCTCCGCcgcttcgacgccgcccgacgtcgacgacgacgcgtcggacgagTCGGACGGCTTCGCGGTGGAGGACCacttcggcggcgcgtcgcggaggaccgCCGCTTCGATGAGGACCGCcgcttcggcgccgcccgtcgcgttcgacgacgacgaggagtttAGCGAGGATGAGGAAACCGCCGTTCCAATTGGCGAGAGTTCGTACGCGAATTACCCGGAGGATGACCACTTCCGAagggccgacgacgacgaccgcgttAAACCGCGCGTTTCCAAGACGGACCACGCGGCCGCCAcctcggacgcgctcgcctcgtccaaaccaggcgacggcgctcccgCGCTGATCCAGTCGCTGTTTTACGGGAACGAGAGGCGTCCGGGAAGCCGCGTCGGGTCCAGGGTGACGACGCATACGACGGATGCGGCTAATGCGGGTAAAAAGACGGCGCCCGCCAagtcgagggacgcggaaGGGGCCATGGCcaaggccgaggccgccatggccgacgcgaccgaggctaaggctgccgcggacgacgccgccgccagggttcggcgcgagcgcgacagGCTGGAGCGCGATAAGAGCTCGTTCGCGCAGgagaagcgcgccgccgcgcgagagcgaCAGACGTGGGAGAAGCAAcgagccgacgcgaacgccgcgatggcgcaggagcgcgaggagatcaaggcggacgccgaAAGGCTCAGGCGGGACAGGCAGAGGCTGGAGCGCGACTCCAAGCGGGTCCTGTCCGCGCTTCCGACGAAGAAGGAGCGAACAGAGATTGAGGACCTCCGCGAGAAGCTCGCCAGGGCGCGGGAAGACCAACGCGCGAAGGACACCAAGCAGCGGCACACCGTGGACAGGCTCCGCGCGCAGATTGTGGACTTGCAGACGGAGGTTGCGGAGCTCAAAGGGGAGAAGCGCCGGCTCGAGCAGCAGATCCTGGACGGCGGTAAGGAGGCCAAGTATGGCCaagtcgaggaggaggaggaggaggaggaggaagcggaGTTCGAGCGGAAACGACGGGAACTGCGCGAGAGGGAGGCTGAGGAagaggaacgcgccgagcgccgacgcgagcgcgagcagaagatgcgcgaggaccgcgagcgcgagctcgagctggaccgcgagcgcgagctacgcgagcgccgcaaagccgagaaggcggagaaggagaaggcggaggcggaggcgaggagggccgagaaggccgccgagaaggccgccgcgtccgcatccgcgggcggcgtcaccgccgccgaggctgccgccgcgtgcgggcTCCCCTCGGTTcacgaccccgcgccgcgcgtgggtCCCCCGCCTTCATCCGATCATCatcggggcggcgccgacgagattgcgcacgacgacggccgcgtgGAGCGCGTCCTGCCCGGGGGCCGACGCGTCGTGCACTTCGCCAACGGAACCCTCAAGGACATATCTCCGTCCGCGAACGGCCCCATCTCCACGGTGTACTTCACCAACGGGGACGTCAAGCGGACGCATCCCGGGGGGAGGGTGGAGTACTTTTACCGGGAGGTTGACACGTGGCACACCACGCACCCGGGCGGGATCGAGGTGTACCACTTCCCGTCGGGTCAGACGGAGGCGCACGGGCCGGACGGGTACAAGGAGATCCTGTTCCCGGACGGGCTGCTCAGGAAGGTTCATGCCGAcgggcgggaggaggacgaggtgcTCAACTGA
- a CDS encoding predicted protein: MEAYKLHPLALVNISDHYIRFKAQLPPEEEPPRVLGCLLGFQEGNRDLEICNSFELIWTPEEGTGRVIVDAEYLAGQKVRYKTVYPKMEVVGWYSTGQAVDHEHDLAIHKAICDASEAPVYLLFDPFRVGAGEGTSTSRHKLRGAKLPIDIVEAVVHVGADGQSQTSFRPAKYAIETTEVERIATDTLARAQEGEGTMTGQYVSHLRNLGSATEMLNARVEAIVEYLRAADSGEIERPDRAALRAAAALVKSLPKHGGSARLRADMVREYNDCLLTAYLATMTKGMAEMDVLQARFDAAGLDGSGGGAGGGGRRGRF, encoded by the coding sequence ATGGAGGCCTACAAGCTGCACCCGCTGGCCTTGGTCAACATCTCCGACCACTACATCCGCTTCAAGGCGCAGCtcccgcccgaggaggagccgccgcgggttctCGGGTGTCTTCTCGGGTTCCAGGAGGGCAACCGCGACCTGGAGATCTGCAACTCCTTCGAGCTCATCTGGACACCCGAGGAGGGCACGGGGAGGGTcatcgtggacgcggagtACCTCGCGGGGCAGAAGGTGCGGTACAAGACGGTGTACCCGAAGATGGAGGTGGTCGGATGGTACTCCACCGGCCAGGCTGTCGACCACGAGCACGACCTGGCCATCCACAAGGCCatctgcgacgcgagcgaggcgcccGTGTACCTCCTCTTCGACCCTTTCCgggtgggcgccggcgagggcacAAGTACGTCTCGGCACAAGCTGCGGGGTGCGAAGCTGCCCATCGACATCGTGGAGGcggtcgtccacgtcggcgccgacggccaaAGTCAGACGTCGTTCCGACCGGCAAAGTACGCCATCGAGACCACGGAGGTTGAACGCATCGCGACGGACACCCTCGCCAGGGCTcaggagggcgagggcacGATGACCGGACAGTACGTGTCGCACCTTCGGAACCTCGGATCCGCGACGGAGATGCTCAACGCGCGTGTCGAGGCGATCGTCGAGTACCTTCGAGCGGCGGACTCGGGCGAGATCGAGCGCCCGGATAGAGCTGCGCtcagagccgcggcggcgctggtgaAATCGCTGCCGAAGCACGGGGGAAGCGCGCGGTTGCGGGCGGACATGGTGAGGGAGTACAACGACTGTCTGCTCACCGCGTACCTGGCGACGATGACCAAGGGTatggcggagatggacgtGTTGCAGGCTAggttcgacgccgccgggctggATGGatccgggggcggcgcgggcggcggcgggaggcgcggccgCTTCTGA
- a CDS encoding predicted protein — protein MIAATTGCAASAATGVRASFGTSSASRARGTGSSRASDASISGRHAETSTAVRSGGRVGRGWSRRAAGVRCAAVRSSRSPSRRAEKPQLASNKDGRGKAVAANAISPPNADADSIGGSIDESILGDFASLEQMEVKDFEELSAKVAQLQAALAEVDNVGAVDRAELEEAYKIPSFEENDSADEREEVDAEAAAKPKPKPKKKAAAKPKAAASTAPRAKRKTVKRVSTKTQLTGIVAEPGSAQEANEASAAESRRNRRIARKNADTKKQTDSMKTYLKDIGTVSLLTGAEEVELAKRIQDLMYLNSVCERLEEENGGKEPTRFMWAIECNITEQELERRLEEGKRAKNAMIQANLRLVVSIAKRYANKSMSFQDLIQEGCVGLIRGAEKFDFKRGYKFSTYAHWWIRQAVTRSISDQSRTIRLPVHLFEIISRMSKVERQMVLKLGRDPTHEELADAMEMTVEKIKQIKKASLVPISLSQTVNNSNGEDKRTVEDTLIDDYTEHPEGETGKVLLKEDLENVLNTLNPRERDVLRLRYGLDDGRVKTLEEIGNVFSVTRERIRQIEAKALRKLRQPSRNGILREYLPNDHESVIDTA, from the exons ATGATCGCCGCGACCACCGGCTGCGCCGCGTCTGCGGCCACCGGCGTTCGTGCATCGTTcgggacgtcgagcgcgtcgcgcgcgcggggaaccggttcctcgcgcgcctccgatGCGTCAATCTCCGGGCGTCACGCCgagacgtccacggcggtgaGGTCTGGCGGCCGAGTTGGACGGGGCTGGTCAAG GCGTGCCGCCGGCGTGCGTtgcgccgcggtgagaaGCTCCCGCTCTCCCTCGAGGCGAGCGGAAAAGCCGCAGCTGGCCTCCAATAAGGACGGTCGCGGGAAGGCCGTGGCCGCCAACGCCATCTCCCCTCccaacgccgacgccg ATTCCATCGGCGGCTCGATTGACGAGTCCATCCTCGGCGATTTCGCGTCGCTGGAGCAGATGGAGGTTAAGGACTTCGAGGAGCTCAGCGCCAAGGTGGCGCAGctgcaggcggcgctcgccgaggttgacaacgtcggcgccgtcgacagggcggagctcgaggaggcgtacAAGATCCCGTCGTTTGAGGAGAACGACTCGGCTGACGAGAGGGAAGAGgttgacgccgaggccgcggccaaacccaagcccaagcccaagaagaaggctgcggcCAAGCCGAAGGCtgccgcctcgaccgcgcccaGGGCTAAGCGCAAGACGGTCAAGAGGGTGAGCACGAAGACGCAGCTCaccggcatcgtcgcggagCCCGGGTCGGCGCAGGAGGCCAacgaggcgtcggcggcggagtcccGGCGCAACAGGCGCATCGCGAGGAAGAACGCGGACACCAAGAAGCAGACGGACTCGATGAAGACGTACCTCAAGGATATCGGCACGGTGAGCCTTctcaccggcgccgaggaggttgaGCTCGCGAAGCGCATCCAGGACCTCATGTACCTCAACAGCGTGTGCGAacgcctcgaggaggagaacgGGGGGAAGGAGCCCACGCGCTTCATGTGGGCCATCGAGTGTAACATCACGGAGCAGGAGCTGGAGCGCAGGCTGGAGGAGGGGAAACGGGCGAAGAACGCGATGATCCAGGCGAACTTGAGGCTGGTGGTTTCCATCGCCAAGAGGTATGCCAACAAGAGCATGAGCTTCCAGGATCTCATCCAGGAGGGGTGCGTGGGTCtgatccgcggcgcggagaagTTTGACTTCAAGCGCGGCTACAAGTTCAGCACCTACGCGCACTGGTGGATCCGTCAGGCTGTCACCAGGTCCATCTCTGACCAGTCGAGGACTATTCGCCTCCCCGTGCACCTCTTTGAGATCATCAGCCGGATGTCCAAGGTTGAGCGCCAAATGGTGCTCAAGCTCGGGCGCGATCCCACGCACGAAGAGCTCGCAGACGCGATGGAAATGACGGTGGAGAAGATCAAGCAGATCAAGAAGGCTTCGCTCGTGCCCATCTCGCTGTCGCAGACGGTGAACAACAGCAACGGCGAGGACAAGAGGACTGTCGAGGACACCCTCATCGACGACTACACCGAGCACCCGGAGGGCGAGACCGGCAAGGTGCTGCTGAAGGAGGACCTTGAGAACGTTCTCAACACGCTCAACCCGCGCGAGAGGGACGTGCTGAGGCTCAGGTACGGTTTGGACGATGGGCGGGTGAAGACGCTTGAGGAGATTGGAAATGTCTTCTcggtgacgcgcgagcgcatccgGCAGATCGAGGCAAAGGCGCTCAGAAAGCTGAGGCAGCCGAGCAGGAACGGTATCCTCCGTGAGTACCTCCCCAATGACCACGAATCCGTGATCGATACAGCCTAA
- a CDS encoding predicted protein, protein MESYALSAVASHFATRASGKESSIGMFVATRASMIAPRSSANASSCPRRAATSAAARVNARSSSLLGSPFTPTKVTVAPRRAAARRGSAVRVKALFGPPPNPELLLAEGKAKYAEGERMQGYKTFEKALRADDIPLEVRQELLYCCMCCCAAFGDVETAKQHMRDMNLAGMPFDVAMLKEEYMPMEAGAQMKNQLKKFAAGELKSQGTVQREIFERQREASGMTPAGGGGQKPQRMGDMDLMNLDLNDTSAEVGDIAKRVGGLVVLSIVGFIGLFQAGLTLLR, encoded by the coding sequence ATGGAATCTTACGCCTtatccgcggtggcgtcgcacTTCGCGAcacgcgcgagcgggaaAGAGAGCTCGATCGGCATGTtcgtcgccacgcgcgcATCGATGATTGCGCCTCGCTCGTCTGCGAACGCGTCCTCGTGCCCCCGTCGTGCGgcgacctccgcggcggcgcgcgtcaacgcgcgatcgtcgtcgcttCTCGGATCGCCGTTCACCCCAACCAAGGTGACTGTCGccccgaggcgcgccgccgcgaggaggggaTCAGCCGTGAGGGTGAAGGCGCTCTTCGGCCCGCCCCCCAaccccgagctcctcctcgccgagggcaAGGCCAAGtacgccgagggcgagcgcaTGCAGGGCTACAAGACCTTCGAGAAGGCCTtgcgcgcggacgacatTCCGCTCGAGGTCAGGCAGGAGCTGCTGTACTGCTGCATGTGCTGCTGCGCCGCTTTCGGGGACGTGGAGACGGCGAAACAGCACATGAGGGACATGAATCTCGCGGGCATGCccttcgacgtcgcgatgctCAAGGAGGAGTACATGCCCATGGAGGCCGGCGCGCAGATGAAGAACCAGCTCAAGAAgttcgccgcgggagagCTCAAGTCGCAGGGCACGGTGCAGCGGGAGATCTTCGAGAGGCAGCGCGAGGCGTCCGGGATGACacccgcgggaggcggcgggcagAAGCCGCAACGCATGGGGGACATGGACCTGATGAACCTCGATTTGAACGACACGAGCGCGGAAGTGGGCGACATCGCAAAGAGGGTGGGGGGACTGGTAGTGCTGTCAATCGTGGGGTTCATCGGGCTCTTCCAGGCGGGCCTGACGCTGCTGCGGTAG